A section of the Pimelobacter simplex genome encodes:
- a CDS encoding (4Fe-4S)-binding protein: MHPREAPREYAGDGIVVTWEPARCQHAAECVRGLPTVFDTAARPWIDPSRASADEIVEVVDRCPSHALGYRTADGRTRSAPAD; the protein is encoded by the coding sequence GTGCACCCCCGCGAGGCCCCCCGCGAGTACGCCGGCGACGGCATCGTCGTGACCTGGGAGCCGGCTCGCTGCCAGCACGCAGCCGAGTGCGTCCGCGGCCTGCCGACCGTCTTCGACACCGCCGCCCGCCCCTGGATCGACCCGAGCCGGGCGAGCGCCGACGAGATCGTCGAGGTGGTCGACCGGTGCCCGAGCCATGCGCTGGGCTACCGCACCGCCGACGGGCGCACGCGGTCCGCGCCTGCCGACTGA
- a CDS encoding methylated-DNA--[protein]-cysteine S-methyltransferase: METRHTVVDTDLGPITLVATRGPDGDAVSGLYFRSHRRRPAAADLGTAVPVAEDLLLGEAATQLVDYLGGRRLAFELPLAAAGDGFQQQVWALLGLVPRGTTTTYGEIAARLGDRSLAWQVGQAVGANPLCVIVPCHRVVGANGSLTGYAGGLRRKQALLALEEQDARVAGRLF; the protein is encoded by the coding sequence ATGGAGACCCGACACACGGTCGTGGACACCGACCTCGGCCCGATCACCCTCGTCGCCACCCGCGGCCCGGACGGCGACGCGGTGAGCGGGCTGTACTTCCGCAGCCACCGGCGCCGGCCCGCCGCCGCGGACCTCGGGACCGCCGTACCCGTGGCGGAGGACCTGCTGCTGGGCGAGGCCGCGACCCAGCTCGTCGACTACCTCGGCGGCCGGCGGCTCGCGTTCGAGCTGCCGCTGGCGGCCGCGGGCGATGGCTTCCAGCAGCAGGTCTGGGCGCTGCTGGGGCTGGTCCCGCGCGGCACCACCACGACGTACGGCGAGATCGCCGCGCGGCTCGGCGACCGCTCCCTCGCGTGGCAGGTCGGTCAGGCCGTCGGCGCGAACCCGCTGTGCGTGATCGTGCCGTGCCACCGGGTGGTCGGGGCGAACGGCTCCCTCACCGGGTACGCCGGCGGGCTGCGCCGCAAGCAGGCCCTGCTCGCGCTCGAGGAGCAGGACGCGCGCGTCGCGGGCCGGCTCTTCTGA
- a CDS encoding PaaI family thioesterase encodes MTMEMFIHDEIPSGEVDRREKVLSSLTDSVRDLVDATIRSTVADDELVAVRDEVDALVARLRAAQLPGPAGVRFNSEGRSWNWGNAVVGRGNAIAPPVLNVHDDASASAYAEVTLGAAYEGPPGMVHGGISALLLDQIMGETASGFKRLTMTGTLTLRYRRPLPLGPVRLEARIADENGRKITVEASIGVPGEEAAVEASGLFLIPSWAPIDETEQGWSRSAEG; translated from the coding sequence ATGACCATGGAGATGTTCATCCACGACGAGATCCCGTCCGGCGAGGTCGACCGTCGCGAGAAGGTCCTCTCCTCGCTCACCGACTCCGTCCGCGACCTCGTCGACGCGACCATCCGTAGCACGGTCGCCGACGACGAGCTGGTCGCCGTACGAGACGAGGTGGACGCGCTCGTCGCCCGGCTGCGCGCCGCCCAGCTGCCGGGTCCGGCGGGGGTGCGGTTCAACTCCGAGGGCCGCTCGTGGAACTGGGGCAACGCCGTGGTCGGGCGCGGCAACGCGATCGCGCCGCCGGTGCTCAACGTGCACGACGACGCCAGCGCCAGCGCGTACGCCGAGGTGACGCTCGGCGCGGCCTACGAGGGCCCGCCGGGGATGGTCCACGGCGGCATCTCCGCGCTGCTGCTCGACCAGATCATGGGCGAGACCGCGAGCGGCTTCAAGCGGCTCACGATGACCGGCACGCTGACCCTGCGCTACCGCCGTCCGCTGCCGCTCGGGCCGGTCCGGCTCGAGGCGCGCATCGCCGACGAGAACGGCCGCAAGATCACCGTCGAGGCGAGCATCGGCGTGCCCGGCGAGGAGGCCGCGGTCGAGGCGAGCGGACTGTTCCTGATCCCGAGCTGGGCGCCGATCGACGAGACCGAACAGGGCTGGTCGCGCTCGGCCGAGGGCTGA
- a CDS encoding enoyl-CoA hydratase-related protein, with translation MSDSTGAPAVQTIRVDRTLVIGLDRPAKRNAINGAVTQGLDEALNLLEDDDSLWCGVLTGGPSVFSAGADLAEGPGEPTERGGIAGIMSRVRPKPLIAAVEGYALGGGLELVLACDLVVASRTATFGFPEVKRGLLPDFGGVFRAPRVLPANVAREMLLTGEPIDAERAERLGFVNRLVEPGATFDVALGLAATISGNAPLAVREALALAQDEINGDESASWAASHAAHARLLASADVAEGITAFFERREPRWTGR, from the coding sequence ATGAGCGACAGCACCGGTGCCCCGGCCGTCCAGACCATCCGCGTCGACCGCACCCTCGTCATCGGTCTCGACCGCCCGGCCAAGCGCAACGCCATCAACGGCGCCGTCACCCAGGGCCTCGACGAGGCCCTCAACCTCCTCGAGGACGACGACTCCCTCTGGTGCGGCGTGCTGACCGGCGGACCGTCGGTCTTCTCCGCCGGCGCCGACCTCGCCGAGGGCCCCGGCGAGCCCACCGAGCGCGGCGGCATCGCCGGGATCATGTCGCGCGTGCGCCCCAAGCCGCTGATCGCCGCGGTCGAGGGCTACGCCCTCGGCGGCGGCCTCGAGCTGGTCCTGGCCTGCGACCTCGTCGTCGCCTCCCGGACCGCCACCTTCGGCTTCCCCGAGGTCAAGCGCGGCCTCCTGCCCGACTTCGGCGGCGTCTTCCGCGCCCCCCGCGTGCTCCCCGCCAACGTCGCCCGCGAGATGCTCCTGACCGGCGAGCCGATCGACGCCGAGCGCGCCGAGCGGCTCGGCTTCGTCAACCGCCTGGTCGAGCCGGGCGCGACCTTCGACGTCGCGCTCGGGCTGGCCGCCACCATCAGCGGCAACGCGCCGCTCGCCGTACGGGAGGCGTTGGCGTTGGCCCAGGACGAGATCAACGGCGACGAGTCCGCGAGCTGGGCCGCCAGCCACGCCGCGCACGCGCGGCTGCTGGCCTCGGCGGACGTCGCCGAGGGGATCACGGCGTTCTTCGAGCGGCGCGAGCCGCGCTGGACCGGGCGCTGA
- a CDS encoding ATP-binding protein encodes MPQVSRIAIVNRGEAAMRLIHAVRDINARHTSGSEQIRTIALHTDVDAGSAFVREADEAYLLGAAADRPYLDLAVLERALVASGADAAWVGWGFVAEDPAFAELCARLDVTFIGPSAEAMRKLGDKIGSKLIAEEVGVPVAPWSRGGVDSLAAALASADEVGYPLMLKATAGGGGRGIRKVTSAEELTDAYQRTRDEAERAFGSGVVFLEKLVTDARHVEVQVIADGQGTAWAIGVRDCSVQRRNQKVIEESASPLLEDAQTQDLKASAERLANAVGYAGAGTVEFLYHPGTRTFAFLEVNTRLQVEHPITEEVTGTDLVALQIQVARGIPLAGERPAERGHAVEARLNAEDPDRDFAPAPGRISRLELPAGPGIRVDTGVAEGDVIPADFDSMIAKVIAWGADREQALARLRRAMGETTVVIDGGATNKSFILDLLDQSEVTVGTPAWADTGWIDRVRGEGRLQSARHSGVALVAAAIEAYDEEEGAEIARFLQSAQGGRPQVQHDPSRTIELKLRGATYALTVRQTGRAQYDVTVAGGGAERTVTAVLDRIDDVHGRLTVDGHRYRLVTATHGTVHLVEVDDVMHRVSRDEGGMVRSPAPALVDATPVAVGDEVAAGQPVLVLESMKMETVLPAPFAGRIKELLVRVGGQVETGAPLVRLDPTSDADEAGAPAAGAGTASADLDLPTSRRAGVATDSLGALAGQLLGYDIAPDQRGTLLAGHLATREPSALRAEMDLLELFADVAELSRNRPAGDEAHTELRVHSSREHFHTYLRSLDPDRGALPDHFRDKLSRALAHYGITDLERTPELERAVFRIFLAQQHPSDVDIAVGVLQRWLSTPPPLPADEQAEARALLERLVRATQLRFAVVGDLARSVRFAWFDQPLVDDARRAVLDGVAAEVAALADDSAPDRDARIAALTAIPEQLVGFLRDRLADGLPEREPLLEVLIRRHYLEYDLHDLTVTSTGGRPVVHAEYATDDKGATRVVSTVGDVTELADPAGALGAAIAGALTADHDDVVEIYLRWPDAPADPDRASAEVAAMLAGQDFAARARRVSVAVCPAAPQPVDYFTFRPEGGALVEDTLVRGMHPMVGRRLNLGRLAEFDVTRLPAPDDVLLYECVARTNPADRRLVAAAQVRQLAVVRDDEGRVIALPHAERAVENCLEAIRRVRTARGRAGTQLDVNHVWVTVWPVVEADLDQLTALQGKITPLSEGAGIEEVLAEGRVAGPDGTTTPLAIRFHAKPGAGVVADIVAPPTEPLAPLDEYAGKVLRARRRGLVYPYELQQVLAGGGTVVEHDLDDTGVLVPVDRAPGHNKAGIIVAVVSTPTPLHPEGVTRVVLCGDPLMSLGALSEPECARVIAAIDLAESLGVPVEWFAVSAGARISMESGTENMDWVAAALRRIVHFTQDGGEINIVVAGINVGAQPYWNAEATMLMHTKGILVMTPDSAMVLTGKQSLDFSGGVSAEDNHGIGGYDRVMGPNGQAQYWVPDLAGAFGVLMAHYDHTYVAPGESGPRRAPSTDPVQRDVTSYPHPGTDFATVGEIFSPDHNPDRKKPFDIRTVMRALADADHEMLERWAGMADADTAVVVDTRIGGYPVSLVGIESKPVPRAGFPPTDGPDTYTAGTLFPRSSKKVARAINAASGNRPLVVLANLSGFDGSPESMRNLQLEYGAEIGRAIVNFDGPIVFCVISRYHGGAFVVFSKQLNPSMTVLAIEGSYASVLGGAPAAAVVFAAEVAKRAAADPKVAELQERIDHADDGERGALVVELAELRAQLRADKIAEVAAEFDGVHDIHRAVEVGSVDEVIAARDLRPKVVGAIERGLAGR; translated from the coding sequence GTGCCTCAGGTCTCGCGGATCGCCATCGTCAACCGCGGCGAAGCCGCCATGCGTCTCATCCACGCCGTCCGGGACATCAACGCCCGGCACACGTCCGGGAGCGAGCAGATCCGGACGATCGCGCTCCACACGGACGTCGACGCGGGCTCGGCCTTCGTGCGGGAGGCCGACGAGGCGTACCTGCTGGGGGCGGCGGCCGACCGGCCCTACCTCGACCTCGCGGTCCTGGAGCGTGCGCTGGTCGCGAGCGGCGCGGACGCGGCCTGGGTCGGGTGGGGCTTCGTCGCCGAGGACCCGGCGTTCGCCGAGCTGTGCGCGCGGCTGGACGTGACGTTCATCGGCCCCAGCGCCGAGGCGATGCGCAAGCTCGGCGACAAGATCGGCTCCAAGCTGATCGCCGAGGAGGTCGGCGTACCGGTGGCGCCGTGGAGCCGCGGTGGGGTCGACAGCCTGGCTGCGGCGCTGGCCAGCGCGGACGAGGTCGGCTACCCGCTGATGCTCAAGGCCACCGCCGGCGGCGGCGGGCGGGGCATCCGCAAGGTCACCTCGGCCGAGGAGCTGACCGACGCCTACCAGCGCACCCGGGACGAGGCCGAGCGTGCCTTCGGCAGCGGTGTCGTCTTCCTGGAGAAGCTCGTCACCGACGCGCGCCACGTCGAGGTCCAGGTGATCGCCGACGGTCAGGGCACCGCCTGGGCGATCGGTGTGCGCGACTGCTCCGTGCAGCGCCGCAACCAGAAGGTCATCGAGGAGTCGGCGTCCCCGCTGCTCGAGGACGCGCAGACCCAGGACCTCAAGGCGTCCGCAGAGCGGCTCGCCAACGCCGTCGGGTACGCCGGCGCGGGCACCGTGGAGTTCCTCTACCACCCCGGCACGCGCACCTTCGCGTTCCTCGAGGTCAACACCCGTCTCCAGGTCGAGCACCCGATCACCGAGGAGGTGACCGGCACCGACCTGGTCGCCCTGCAGATCCAGGTGGCGCGCGGCATCCCGCTCGCGGGGGAGCGCCCGGCCGAGCGCGGTCACGCCGTCGAGGCCCGGCTCAACGCCGAGGACCCGGACCGCGACTTCGCGCCCGCCCCGGGCCGGATCAGCCGGCTCGAGCTGCCCGCCGGGCCCGGCATCCGGGTCGACACCGGTGTCGCCGAGGGCGACGTCATCCCGGCCGACTTCGACTCGATGATCGCCAAGGTCATCGCCTGGGGCGCCGACCGCGAGCAGGCGCTCGCCCGGTTGCGGCGGGCGATGGGGGAGACCACCGTCGTCATCGACGGCGGCGCCACCAACAAGAGCTTCATCCTCGACCTGCTCGACCAGTCCGAGGTCACCGTCGGTACGCCGGCCTGGGCCGACACCGGCTGGATCGACCGGGTCCGCGGCGAGGGCCGGCTGCAGTCGGCCCGGCACTCGGGCGTGGCGCTCGTCGCCGCCGCGATCGAGGCCTACGACGAGGAGGAGGGCGCCGAGATCGCGCGGTTCCTCCAGTCCGCGCAGGGCGGCCGCCCCCAGGTCCAGCACGACCCGTCGCGCACGATCGAGCTCAAGCTGCGCGGGGCGACGTACGCGCTGACCGTGCGGCAGACGGGCCGCGCCCAGTACGACGTGACCGTCGCCGGCGGCGGTGCCGAGCGCACCGTGACCGCGGTCCTCGACCGGATCGACGACGTGCACGGCCGCCTCACCGTCGACGGGCACCGCTACCGCCTGGTGACCGCGACCCACGGCACGGTCCACCTCGTCGAGGTCGACGACGTGATGCACCGGGTCAGCCGCGACGAGGGCGGCATGGTCCGCTCGCCCGCGCCGGCCCTCGTGGACGCCACTCCGGTCGCGGTCGGGGACGAGGTCGCCGCCGGGCAGCCCGTGCTCGTGCTCGAGTCGATGAAGATGGAGACCGTGCTCCCCGCGCCGTTCGCCGGCCGGATCAAGGAGCTGCTGGTCCGGGTCGGCGGCCAGGTCGAGACCGGTGCGCCGCTGGTGCGCCTGGACCCGACCAGCGACGCCGACGAGGCGGGCGCACCCGCCGCCGGCGCCGGTACGGCGAGCGCCGACCTCGACCTGCCGACCTCGCGCCGGGCCGGCGTCGCCACCGACAGCCTCGGCGCCCTCGCCGGTCAGTTGCTGGGCTACGACATCGCGCCCGACCAGCGCGGCACCCTGCTCGCCGGTCACCTCGCCACCCGCGAGCCGAGCGCGCTGCGCGCCGAGATGGACCTGCTCGAGCTCTTCGCCGACGTCGCCGAGCTGAGCCGCAACCGGCCCGCCGGCGACGAGGCCCACACCGAGCTCCGGGTGCACAGCTCGCGGGAGCACTTCCACACCTACCTGCGCAGCCTCGACCCCGACCGCGGGGCGCTCCCGGACCACTTCCGCGACAAGCTGTCCCGGGCGCTCGCGCACTACGGCATCACCGACCTCGAGCGCACGCCCGAGCTCGAGCGGGCCGTGTTCCGCATCTTCCTGGCCCAGCAGCACCCCTCGGACGTCGACATCGCGGTCGGCGTCCTGCAGCGCTGGCTGAGCACCCCGCCGCCGCTCCCGGCCGACGAGCAGGCCGAGGCCCGGGCACTGCTGGAGCGCCTGGTGCGCGCCACCCAGCTCCGGTTCGCGGTGGTCGGCGACCTGGCCCGATCGGTCCGGTTCGCCTGGTTCGACCAGCCGCTCGTCGACGACGCGCGGCGGGCGGTGCTCGACGGCGTGGCCGCCGAGGTCGCCGCCCTCGCCGACGACTCCGCGCCCGACCGGGATGCCCGGATCGCCGCCCTCACCGCGATCCCGGAGCAGCTCGTCGGCTTCCTTCGCGACCGCCTCGCCGACGGCCTCCCGGAGCGCGAGCCGCTGCTGGAGGTGCTGATCCGGCGCCACTACCTCGAGTACGACCTGCACGACCTGACCGTCACGAGCACAGGTGGCCGGCCGGTCGTGCACGCCGAGTACGCCACCGACGACAAGGGCGCCACCCGCGTCGTCTCCACCGTCGGTGACGTCACCGAGCTGGCCGACCCGGCCGGGGCGCTCGGCGCCGCGATCGCCGGCGCGCTCACCGCCGACCACGACGACGTCGTCGAGATCTACCTGCGCTGGCCCGACGCGCCCGCCGACCCGGACCGGGCCTCGGCCGAGGTCGCCGCGATGCTCGCCGGCCAGGACTTCGCCGCGCGCGCCCGCCGCGTCTCGGTCGCGGTCTGCCCGGCCGCGCCCCAGCCCGTGGACTACTTCACGTTCCGTCCCGAGGGCGGTGCGCTCGTCGAGGACACCCTGGTCCGCGGCATGCACCCGATGGTCGGCCGGCGGCTCAACCTGGGGCGTCTCGCGGAGTTCGACGTCACCCGGCTCCCCGCGCCCGACGACGTGCTCCTCTACGAGTGCGTGGCCCGCACCAACCCGGCCGACCGGCGCCTGGTCGCGGCCGCGCAGGTGCGCCAGCTGGCCGTCGTACGCGATGACGAGGGGCGGGTGATCGCGCTCCCGCACGCCGAGCGCGCGGTCGAGAACTGCCTCGAGGCGATCCGCCGGGTCCGTACGGCGCGCGGCCGTGCGGGCACCCAGCTCGACGTCAACCACGTCTGGGTGACGGTGTGGCCGGTGGTCGAGGCCGACCTCGACCAGCTCACCGCGCTGCAGGGCAAGATCACCCCGCTCAGCGAGGGCGCCGGGATCGAGGAGGTGCTCGCCGAGGGCCGGGTGGCCGGACCCGACGGCACCACCACCCCGCTGGCCATCCGCTTCCACGCCAAGCCGGGCGCCGGGGTCGTCGCCGACATCGTCGCGCCGCCCACCGAGCCGCTGGCCCCCCTCGACGAGTACGCCGGCAAGGTGCTCCGCGCCCGCCGCCGGGGCCTGGTCTACCCCTACGAGCTCCAGCAGGTCCTGGCCGGCGGCGGCACCGTCGTCGAGCACGACCTCGACGACACCGGCGTCCTCGTGCCCGTCGACCGGGCGCCCGGCCACAACAAGGCCGGCATCATCGTCGCCGTCGTCTCCACCCCGACGCCGCTGCACCCCGAGGGCGTCACCCGCGTCGTGCTCTGCGGTGACCCGCTGATGTCCCTCGGCGCGCTGTCGGAGCCCGAGTGCGCCCGCGTGATCGCGGCCATCGACCTCGCCGAGAGCCTCGGCGTCCCGGTCGAGTGGTTCGCCGTCTCCGCCGGTGCCCGGATCTCGATGGAGAGCGGCACCGAGAACATGGACTGGGTGGCCGCCGCGCTGCGCCGGATCGTGCACTTCACCCAGGACGGCGGCGAGATCAACATCGTCGTCGCGGGCATCAACGTCGGTGCCCAGCCGTACTGGAACGCCGAGGCGACGATGCTGATGCACACCAAGGGCATCCTCGTGATGACCCCGGACAGCGCGATGGTGCTCACCGGCAAGCAGTCCCTCGACTTCTCCGGTGGGGTCTCGGCCGAGGACAACCACGGCATCGGCGGCTACGACCGCGTGATGGGCCCCAACGGCCAGGCTCAGTACTGGGTGCCCGACCTGGCCGGTGCGTTCGGCGTGCTGATGGCGCACTACGACCACACCTACGTCGCCCCGGGCGAGTCCGGGCCGCGGCGCGCGCCGTCCACCGACCCGGTCCAGCGCGACGTGACGTCGTACCCGCACCCGGGCACGGACTTCGCGACCGTCGGCGAGATCTTCTCGCCCGACCACAACCCCGACCGCAAGAAGCCCTTCGACATCCGCACCGTGATGCGGGCCCTGGCCGACGCCGACCACGAGATGCTCGAGCGCTGGGCCGGCATGGCCGACGCCGACACCGCCGTCGTCGTCGACACCCGCATCGGCGGCTACCCGGTCAGCCTCGTCGGCATCGAGTCCAAGCCGGTGCCCCGCGCGGGCTTCCCTCCCACCGATGGCCCCGACACCTACACCGCGGGCACGCTGTTCCCGCGGTCGTCGAAGAAGGTCGCCCGCGCCATCAACGCCGCCTCCGGCAACCGGCCGCTCGTCGTACTGGCGAACCTGTCGGGCTTCGACGGCTCCCCGGAGTCGATGCGCAACCTCCAGCTGGAGTACGGCGCCGAGATCGGCCGCGCGATCGTCAACTTCGACGGCCCGATCGTGTTCTGCGTGATCTCCCGCTACCACGGCGGCGCGTTCGTGGTGTTCTCCAAGCAGCTCAACCCGTCGATGACCGTCCTCGCCATCGAGGGCTCCTACGCCTCGGTCCTCGGCGGTGCGCCTGCGGCCGCCGTCGTCTTCGCCGCCGAGGTCGCCAAGCGCGCCGCCGCCGACCCCAAGGTCGCCGAGCTCCAGGAGCGCATCGACCACGCCGACGACGGCGAGCGCGGCGCCCTCGTCGTCGAGCTCGCCGAGCTTCGGGCACAGCTGCGGGCCGACAAGATCGCCGAGGTCGCCGCCGAGTTCGACGGCGTCCACGACATCCACCGCGCCGTCGAGGTCGGCTCGGTCGACGAGGTGATCGCGGCACGCGACCTGCGGCCCAAGGTGGTCGGTGCGATCGAGCGGGGGCTCGCGGGCCGCTAG
- a CDS encoding alpha-ketoglutarate-dependent dioxygenase AlkB produces the protein MATATYTLLGPDGRPYPSSVPGSWGGHRRSRIYGRLDCPTALLAIARGGYVAHRVFFADEDMAVAAGYRPCGACCPDRYLVWKQRRDRRVEVAPGAVHVPGWLDLPAQARLVAHFHRWAAGPVPIRAAKVRGHEMSVRTVCLGWHWQPYRYSRTAGDVNDARVLPLPDWLADLGRRALADAGWSPAEAARYRPDAALVNFYDATARLGMHQDKDERSPAPVVSFSIGDDCTFRFGTTEHRGRPYDDLRLRSGDLFVFGGPARLAHHGVPRIHPGTAPEGCGLEHGRINITLRVTGLPG, from the coding sequence GTGGCCACCGCGACGTACACCCTGCTCGGCCCCGACGGCCGCCCCTACCCGTCGTCCGTCCCGGGTTCGTGGGGCGGGCACCGCCGCAGCCGCATCTACGGCCGCCTCGACTGCCCCACGGCGCTGCTCGCCATCGCCCGCGGTGGCTACGTCGCCCACCGCGTCTTCTTCGCCGACGAGGACATGGCCGTGGCCGCCGGGTACCGGCCGTGCGGCGCGTGCTGCCCCGACCGCTACCTGGTCTGGAAGCAGCGCCGCGACCGACGGGTCGAGGTCGCGCCGGGGGCCGTCCACGTACCGGGGTGGCTCGACCTCCCGGCGCAGGCGCGGCTCGTCGCGCACTTCCACCGGTGGGCGGCGGGGCCGGTGCCGATCCGGGCGGCCAAGGTCCGCGGCCACGAGATGTCGGTGCGCACCGTGTGCCTCGGCTGGCACTGGCAGCCGTACCGGTACTCGCGCACGGCCGGCGACGTCAACGACGCCCGGGTCCTCCCGCTGCCCGACTGGCTGGCCGACCTCGGACGGCGAGCCCTCGCCGACGCCGGGTGGTCGCCGGCCGAGGCCGCCCGATACCGGCCCGACGCCGCCCTGGTGAACTTCTACGACGCCACGGCCCGGCTCGGCATGCACCAGGACAAGGACGAGCGCTCCCCCGCGCCCGTCGTGTCGTTCTCGATCGGCGACGACTGCACCTTCCGGTTCGGCACCACCGAGCACCGCGGCCGGCCGTACGACGACCTCCGGCTCCGCTCCGGAGACCTCTTCGTGTTCGGCGGCCCCGCACGTCTCGCCCACCACGGCGTCCCCCGGATCCACCCCGGCACCGCGCCCGAGGGCTGCGGGCTCGAGCACGGGCGGATCAACATCACCCTGCGCGTCACCGGGCTCCCCGGCTGA
- a CDS encoding YciI family protein gives MDFLVYHRDRPGSGDLRRALVEEHWSYMDGFAETMIARGPTFDATGEVLTGSVHVLGLADPAAAWRFAFEEPSYQAGAYRDVLVRRFRNDLGRTIWDFAGGRDGDDRYLVLGLGPEPGPEPVVPDSEDLIGCGALLSDDGQTWLGTAVLVRAAGLDAAREVLAAHRYDAVEVHRWHFGGRRTEDQG, from the coding sequence ATGGACTTCCTCGTCTACCACCGCGACCGGCCCGGCTCGGGCGACCTGCGCCGGGCTCTCGTCGAGGAGCACTGGTCCTACATGGACGGCTTCGCAGAGACGATGATCGCGCGGGGGCCGACGTTCGACGCGACGGGCGAGGTGCTCACGGGCAGCGTCCACGTGCTCGGTCTGGCCGACCCGGCGGCGGCGTGGCGCTTCGCGTTCGAGGAGCCGTCGTACCAGGCGGGGGCCTATCGGGACGTGCTGGTGCGCCGCTTCCGCAACGACCTCGGGCGCACGATCTGGGACTTCGCCGGGGGGAGGGACGGGGACGACCGCTACCTGGTGCTGGGGCTCGGGCCGGAGCCGGGGCCCGAGCCGGTGGTGCCGGACTCGGAGGACCTGATCGGCTGCGGTGCGCTGCTGTCCGACGACGGCCAGACCTGGCTCGGTACGGCGGTGCTGGTCCGGGCCGCGGGGCTCGACGCGGCGCGGGAGGTCCTCGCCGCCCATCGCTACGATGCGGTCGAGGTGCATCGCTGGCACTTCGGGGGCCGCCGGACGGAGGACCAGGGATGA
- a CDS encoding GNAT family N-acetyltransferase, translated as MNAVNHDELTVTNNRDLSRYEIRRGDTQVGLAAYQEAKDLIVFTHTEVDRELEGAGVGSRLIRAALDDVRGSGRLVLPVCPFVHAFIVRHPEYADLDYRNHRAPSTARD; from the coding sequence ATGAACGCGGTGAACCACGACGAGCTGACGGTGACGAACAACCGGGACCTCAGCCGGTACGAGATCCGGCGCGGCGACACCCAGGTGGGGCTGGCGGCGTACCAGGAGGCGAAGGACCTGATCGTCTTCACCCACACCGAGGTCGACCGCGAGCTGGAGGGCGCCGGTGTCGGTTCGCGCCTGATCCGCGCGGCACTGGACGACGTACGGGGGAGCGGGCGGCTGGTGCTGCCGGTGTGCCCGTTCGTGCACGCCTTCATCGTGCGCCACCCCGAGTACGCCGACCTCGACTACCGCAACCACCGGGCGCCCTCGACCGCCCGCGACTGA